The Mugil cephalus isolate CIBA_MC_2020 chromosome 8, CIBA_Mcephalus_1.1, whole genome shotgun sequence genome segment tcagaattctcactttaatctcagaattttgaTTTAGTTTTCTCAGGATTCCTATTTTTTTCtgagaattctgactttaatctcagaaatgaaatttttttttctcaaaattctgatttttttctcagaattgtttttttttcctcagaattctcactttaatctcagaattttgattttgttttctcaggatttctatgtttttctgagaattctgactttaatctcagaaatcaaattttttttctcaaaattctgattttttttctcagaactgttttttttctctcagaatTCTCACTCTAATCTCAgaattttgattttgttttctcagaattctcactttaatctcagaattttgattttgttttctcaggattcctatttttttcctgagaattctgactttaatctcagaaatcaatttttttttctcaaaattctgatttttttctcagaattgtttttttttcctcagaattctgacattaatctcagaattaggattttttttctgagaattctgttgtttttttttgttttttcagaacTTTTAACAGACATTAATCTCATGGTGATTGGTTAAAACTTCCACCCTATTTACCTGTAGCATCTCGccttaatctcagaattctgatatttaaattaaaacaaaaagaaacactcaTTCACtctaacaacattttttttttccagtggccctaatcctcttccgtacacatatatatacatatagacaTGATGTGAGAATAAAGAAGCGACTGGTGTGATGAGTCACCTTCTTCAGGTACCAGGCCTCGGCCTCCTCCTTGTTCTTGCGGGCGATGCCCTCGTACTGGACCCTGAGCTCGGCCATGATGGCGCCGAGGTCGGGGCCCTGAGCCGCGTCCACCTCCACGTTCACCTGCTCGTTGGCCAGACGTGACTTCAAGGAGCTCATCTCCTGCACGAGGAGAGAATAAACACAGGGTTAAATCTTTTCCTTAACTGACCCTTTTCCTTCCCAGTTCATCTGCACGTACGCAGTTTCCAATGAGactatttgcatttgcattgaaATCCATGGTTAATGTTTACAAAGCTGCAGGACACGTTCACGTATTATCTGTAAAATAAGTTGCGAACAAAACACGGAAGAGATATTTGCCTCCTGTAATTAATCTTCTGGTCCACACAGGGTGTGgtgagatgtgtttttaatgcttCGTGCTGTTTAGCGAGCTAACGCGTGAGAAGGCAGATCACATCTTTTTTACTCCGTTCTTTTacttattatattaatatttatttgtttttttgtctttttgattgATGATAAAACATACTCcggtttttattttgcaattaaaACATACTTAAAAAAAGGAGCTTTAATTGTTTCTGATAATGTTGAAATAGTTGCTTGTACCTTTTATCAGCTgtgtcttaaaaataaaatgcatgtgaACATTTTTAGCGATTAATGGTCAGGCATCAAATCACACTCTATTTACTCTATTTACTCTAGTTTTTTATGAATTACATGCAGCTCAAACACAATTAATTCCTGCTCTCTAGGAGCCTGTGCAGCAGTTTTATATCTTATTTCATAAccttttattaaattttattaCACGTTTCAATGCGTCGCAGTTAATAGCTCTGCAGAAACATATATGatataactaaataaatgaacgtGGTCAAATAATAATTACGCcaatcaaaaacaaattaaagtcaCAGTCAACATCCTGGTCACTCACCACACCTGACTGTCTAAACACACTCACAGTCTTTGTAGCGGGATGGGATCAAATACTcctctgttgtgtgttgtgggtGTTATCTGGCCGTCTCGCCATGGTTACGAGGACAAAGGGCGTGTCCGTGCACTTTAACATTATCGTGTTTCGTGCTCTGAACGCTGTCAGACCTCGGGCCTTATTGTCAGACACTCCCTGAACAGAGCGGCTGAGTTTGTGACGGGAGCtgatcgtgtgtgtgtggtgggatCTGACCTCCTCGTGGTTCTTCTTCAGGAAGTACAGCTCCTCCTTCAGGCTGTCCAGGTCTCCCCGCAGGGTGCCGATGATCTGGTCGTGGTCCGACTTCGCCCTCCTCAGAGCCTGACAGTCCCTCTCCACCGACTGGCACAGGGCGGCCTCCGCCTCCCACCTGAAGCCGGAACAACGCCGGAGGTTAACgggatgagatgagaggagtCGTTTTAGTCAGAACAGCAAAGTCATGGGGCGTGGTCTTAATAACTTCATATAATAAGAGGAACATGTGTAACTCTAGACTGAAATGAATCCAGAATAAACCAAAGGAGTCATTTTACAGTTGCACCAAAGAccaagtataaaaaaaacaacctctgtgttttcactgatcCTCCAAACTTAACTATGACATCAGGAAAGTAACTAGAGAATCacttcatcacacacacagacacagaaataattaattcatgCTTTTATCTTCAGCCGATTAAACTGTCACGATGCTCTTCTGTCTGGTTTAACCCAGAAAGCGACGTTTAAGTTGCAGCATGCGTTATTTATCTGACATGCTTAAAATCTGTGTCTGTCTAAAATCCTCAGGCTCAGATCTACTAAATTTTTCCAAAGGTTTCAGCCAAAAGACATAAACTCTGGATCAGTCCACCTGAGGGTTTCAGGTCTCTTCAGACAAAATCTCAAGACACATCTAATAAACCTGCttttgctttaaatgtgtttttatgtgcatatgttttttttttttattagcctTTTTATCATTatgcatgatttttttattatttcttatttttattaggtttttgtcattattcatgcgcttaattttcttattttttaatatttttttatattattcatacttttaattttctattttttcgtattattaatttttattaatatttttatagaaaaaataaattttattattactttttattttgcgtgtttttattagacttttatttattattcttcatccttttattttttttcattttttgttttagttttttattattagtcctgcttttattttgcatgtttttattagtcattttatatacattatcctgtttttatgttgtatttctATGAAATGTCTTTTCGATGCATGATTTTATGCATGAATTGCgctatttaaataaagtgtaataTTATGAATCCAATGTATTTGAATTTATCATAACTTTTAACCAGTTTTCCATCTGAATCTCAATATTCTACTTGAATATTGAGATTCTAAGAATCTAAGAGTCACATAAACAGAAATGCTCCTTGCGTATTGACCCTCTTCATGTCAGATCCTCATGCACTTTGCTGCTAATATCATAAATCACTGTCAATTGATGTATCGCTCCTTCACATCAGGCCACTGAACAAACCATCGACACACTGTGAAAACCTCCAGCCGTGGGCGTCTCTTgactctgccccccccccctccccgtcgcCTCCATCCCACCGACCGTGAGCTCCTCAGGAAACGAACCAGGAGTCCGTGGTGATTTCACTCAGTGGCTCGTTGTGACGGTCGAGCACCGTGGGAAAACGGAGGCTCTTGTTTTCGCGGCCTGACAGGAAGGTCGTTTATTCACATTTCTCTGCAGTCTGACGCTCAGCTGCGaaaaaacacactcaggagAGGAACGTCTGCGTGACACTCACTTGACCCTGAAGTCGTCGGCGGCCAGTTTGGCGTTGTCAATCTCCAGCATGATGCGGGCGTTTTCCAGGGTCTTCTTTCTcacctggggggggggggggaggagggggcggagtTATCAAGATCATATGAGAAACTTTAACGTTTTTATGCTGTGACCTGGATGCATCATCATAGTGTGACCTCCTTAGACCccgtgtcctcatatggggacgttaagctttaggtttgtggcagtttcttattctgcttcatttagacttttatcttCATAACTTAGACACTTTCTCCGaggtgtttgggatcagtaggacccaagaagtttaaaaaactaagcatcatctttgaacaggaagtagttttaaaggacaaaaaatgtcctcatgtgtggacaccaggattatttcactgtataaagCAATAAATGTGTAAGAAattataaaagtgtttatttaaattcctGAAAAATGGTTATTCAAAAACAGAATTACAAATTCCAACATaggctttttattattcttcatgcttttattttgttattttttttaaattattttttactattatttatgcttttattttgttatttttttattactttttttcttgttttttattatttgttttactattattcattcttttatttttcttgttttgtgttattttttactattattcatgcttttactttgcttgttttttattattttataccattattcatgcttttattttgcttgtttttattacttttttattattatttatgctttgatttttcttgttttttattattttttattattattcattcttttattttgttatttttttaataattttttactattattcatgcttttattttgcttgtttttattacttttttattattattcatgcttttatttttcttgtttttattacttttttattattattcaagcttttatttagttattttttaaataattttttactattcaatcttttattttgcttgtttttattacttttttattattattcatgcttttattttgcttgatttttatattttttattattattcatgcttttattttgcttgttttttattattttacactattattcatacttttattttgcttgtttttttttattattttttactattattcatgcttttatttttcttgttttttttggtttttttactattattcatgcttttattttgcttgatttttatattttttattattattcatgcttttattttgcttgtttttttttattattttttactattattcatgcttttatttttcttgggtttttttttttttttttttactattattcatgcttttattttgtatgtttttttgattatttttttactattattcatgcttttatttttgcttgtcTTTTATGAGGTTTTGTGCCTTgtaccacaaacctaaaacctaacgTCCCCACacgaggacgcagggtctcaagCCTGCACCGACCTCCTGCCCGATGGCGTGCGCCTGCGCCATCATGCCCTCGATGTCGTGGCCCTTCGGCGTCTTCTCCAGCATGACCTGCTTGATCTTCGTCTCCAGCTCGGCGTTGGACCTCTCCAGGGAGCGCACCTTGTCCAGGTAGTTGGCCAGCCGGTCGTTCAGACACTGCATGGTCTCCTTCTCGCTGGCGCCCACGCCGAGCCCGTTCAGGGACAGGCCGGAGCCCAGCATGTTGAGGCCGTTGCCCACGGAGACGGAGCGGGACAGGGACAGCGAGGACGTGGAGGTCTTCGGGCGGAAGCTGCGGCCGCTGTCGCGCACGGAGACGCTGGAGAAGGACGGCTGACGCACCGAGTAGCTGCGCGTGGAGAGGGTGGAGGCCATGGTGTCTGCAGGAGATTCAGATTTAACGTCGTATATTAGATGCTCAGTCATGTGTTATATGTGTAAAGATATAATACATGATAGAAAATCTGAATTTGACTTTAAATGCTGCATGGTGCATGCAAACTTTTGCCCCATTGTCTCTGTTTGACAAAATTAAATGCATCTTCTCAACTAATTACTATTTACTGCACAGATCGACAGCCCCTAGAGgttccgtggaggtactgcagggcggggagtcacaaaatatttggttgattagacaatttttatacatatttttataattttcccccacaaatttaaatttctttaaccCTCAGGAATCCGGTTAATTTACTGCTCTCTTGTAACCTTAGTGAAGGTTTCTTTCTGCAGGTCAATGATCCCCAAACAGAAGATTAAGTagctactatatgtgttctatattaaactagtgctatttataaatatacagtattatcatcatgttgcattcaatattaagttattcagtTAATCAAGTTCAAACTAACCATAACTAAATGTGAATCTTTGCCATTCTGGCCTCaggagaagctaacagtgctaacagttagcttctcctctgctaatatcACAGAGTGCGTCTGAGATTTCGCCTGGttactgaacaggctctcggccaagAGTCAGTGTAACAtacggccttgtgattggctcactggcgataggggcggggcctactgtgtgcaggaagcttagattgacaggtttcAGCTAGCGCTGACtaaaagataacgtcttctggctccatttatccctttactgaaatacgttaatgtgcatttaaagaaatttaaatttttgatgGAGAACTTGTGCATATAAATCTAAACAGCCTGTTGAAGAATTTCTGCCTTAGCAGACAAACACGTCCACGTccaactgattaatatttttaatatcatttatAAGATAAATCTCTTGAACCACTTCAGCAGTtttacaaaaattacaaaaaatcaATCCTTTTGATGATATTTAACCCTTCAAATGCCAGTTaaatggggttaaagtctagagactgagCCACGGTTCAAGCttctcatcttgtttttatcctgacgTTGTTCTGGTTTAGCTTAGACTAAACTTTAAAGAGTCCTGACCAACTAAACCAGAAGACTTTGAGATTATGTGAACAGATATACAGTTAGATGTGTTTATATTTggggcagttgcacggccacgtTACTGTTTCAtgttagaaacaaaaaacatgaatatttgaacctgtgttttatctgaatagcttagtatcaaatgtaaaatgttaataataataaatagaacTAGGCCGTAGAAGCACATTTATGTCAAATTATGTGTCAGAGAAACACAAGTTTAATCTACACTTGAACTttctacattatttttcagtgtgaACCAGTTTTCTGCAGCCAGAGGAAACAGAACTCGGCCTAAATGAGCTTTGGTTAGagattaaaacactaaaaactgaTGATGGTTTGATTTGATCTAAAAGACGAAGGAAAGAGGAGACGTGTACTTACCTGGAGCTCAGTCGTGCAGCAGCTCGTCTCTGTCGGGTTTTAGTTATTGATGGTGAGAGCGGCCGGTGTTTCAGGACCAGATTTTACAGGTGAGTCCGGCTGCAGAGGCAAAGCGCTGTGTTTGTCggggcgggaggaggaggaggaggaggaggagccaccGGTGTCACCTGACACCTCCatgaggagaggaaaggaaaagaaaaataactagAGGTGCgtatttaaatcttttatttattttaccgtCATGCTTCCTTTTCTGCAGAAGATGAAACGAGTTCATTTGACtttttctgtgatttctttCCAACTTATCCTCAGTGTGTCGTGACTAAAAGCAAAATATACAACACAGgacaaaagtttggaagcaagatcaaattCATACATAAAAGAGGAGAGTTTCAAcgtgattattatataaagagtaacttacccgaagacatttttactgtaattatcaggttttttttttttaacctcctctGAATTTAACAGCAGggacatttgttttcagactctCAGAAGCCACAGAGTTAAAGGGAATAATGCAAatgctgatttgtttttgtgactcttgcaaatcttacTGACGAAGCCCTTCTCCTTCAGCTATGaacgaaggaggaggaaaatggttcatatgaataaaaataaagtctgatcATGTGGAGGATAAATCCCAGATCAGTGCTGGTTTATAAGAAAGAGACTTGAAGCTGCTTCTAAATAATAGTTCTGTCAGAATAAAGTTAGTTGTAATATTATAGCAGCTAAAACGTTAaagataaattgataaaaactCCTCCTCTGGTCTCGGTCTGACCTGGAAACAGTATCGAGGGTGGAGCGGTGTGAGGACACCCCCCCAGAGAAACCAGAGGAAACAAtggcagaagagaaagaaaagaaagtgaagacCCCTGAGAAATGAAGGGAGGAATGGAGGGCGTCGTCCTGAGCTGAGCTGGAAACTTTATATCCACACCCAGACTGAACGGGGCTCACGTTTCTGAGCCGTTCACCAGGTTAATTCTCCGATTCCTCCAGGGAGGACGGGACTCACGCTGACCTGGTTCAGAGcaaaatacagatttatttcatcctTAGACCAGACGGAATATTTCTGTACAAATATATGAGATGTCACagacttcatcttcttctgcacttccctcatcatcttcctcctcctcctccttcttcttcttcttcttaattttCATTGCAAGGGTAATAAAAGGGaagtgtagaagaagaaggaggagaaaatgaagaagtaatatttacatattaatatttgcacattaaaaaatatgtaaataaagtcCAGTGAGTTGGAGACTGACGTCTTGTGGCTATAATGTAGGATAAAGATTCGCTCTTTGTTCTTgagactgaataaataaataaacagataatattaataatagataATGAGTCTGAATCCGTCTATTTCCTGTCTTCTTACTGGTGGCGTTTACTGAAGGATGGTATTTATTCTATTCTTGTGAGTTTTAGATTTAGACTCTCTACTGGTCAACTGGAACAGATGAAGATAGAAAAGTAGCTAGGAAGTAGGAAGTAGGATGAAGGATGTAGGATGTAGCATGGATACGCCGCCACCCTGTGGTCCAGAAAACACACTGCATCATGTCTAGTCTTCTTCAGTGCAGTGTTTTTagacacttttatttaaatctctCTGAGAACTTGTGGCTCAAACGTTGCTATTCAAGCTTTTTGCAACaaaaattttgtttattttgagaGAAAGATCTTTTGAGAAAGATCTATTTatgtcatgaaggaggattttagtgcagttttcagttcaattcaacttttatttattgatgctgCTTCAGTAATGACACAAATTCTTTCAAGACGGTTTTCAGAGTCCGACCTGGAAGCACCAGAAAGAGCACAAAGgtaaagaaacaggaagaaaccttgagctgAACCTGCAGCTCATACAGGGGGCGCTATCTGAAAAGGACGTCAGCCggtaacaacttcaccaaacgtcctgcgataacagagagaaggaggctgaacatcaactatttgatgaAGTTATTAGAGCTTTAGCTTCAGATAAATCGCTACAGAGGAGTTTATTTTGACCAGGTGAAGGTGAGGAAAGGTAGGTGATGGGTACGGACTTATCTCTGGAAGCAAATGAGactgtaaagaagaagaaagagactattaaatgctactgatggtgctgtggtgctgcatgtttttatacaggctgtaCAAATCATAGCCACAATATCATTAACGTAAAAACACACTCGTAGCATCATTATTGTTATATAGATAATTTCTTTACTAATAAATTATAGTATTActgttcctttcctttctttagtTATAATTGATTTACTTATCTGTCCTCGCTGCCATTTTTCTATCATTTCTTGCTGTTGTTATTGATaatgctattattattattattattattactgtaaccAACTAACCCCgcagacattattattattaattaaataattattaactgaagctttatatttctttatatattatactgtattattttattattatacacaTAATTTGCTGGTCACACAGGTATtgttttactcagtatcggatcagaaaggaaatcagtggtatcgaacatcactaa includes the following:
- the krt1-c5 gene encoding keratin, type 1, gene c5, translated to MASTLSTRSYSVRQPSFSSVSVRDSGRSFRPKTSTSSLSLSRSVSVGNGLNMLGSGLSLNGLGVGASEKETMQCLNDRLANYLDKVRSLERSNAELETKIKQVMLEKTPKGHDIEGMMAQAHAIGQEVRKKTLENARIMLEIDNAKLAADDFRVKWEAEAALCQSVERDCQALRRAKSDHDQIIGTLRGDLDSLKEELYFLKKNHEEEMSSLKSRLANEQVNVEVDAAQGPDLGAIMAELRVQYEGIARKNKEEAEAWYLKKLEAVQSEVKESNEALRCAQGELGERRRFLQALEVELDNLRKQVSVLEGNLGETGHKYSVEMDRLQATLTQLEDELSQLRLDMQRNKTEYEQLLRIKQNLEMEIATYRRLLEGEEVVKETPPPPKKEPDVRTRKIVKVVTQTMINGKVVDESSEVEQIEERKK